In Spirosoma pollinicola, the genomic window AAATTTTGTGGAGGATATACTGGACAAGATCACAATTGAATACCAACATTCCAGTGAGTGGCAGCAACGCATGCTAACGGCCTATCTGACTGTTCTGCTTACGTATTTAAGCCGCCTGTATACAGAGCAGTTTACCGAGAACGATACATCTATCGATAAACTACTGCTTAAGGATTTCCAGGCAAAGATCGACGAGTGCTTCCGGGAACTGCACGAGGTAGGGGATTACGCGTCCCTGCTTCATATTTCTGCCGGACATCTAAGCGAGGTAGTGAAAACACAAAGCGGCAAACCGGCCATCAAGCATATTCATGATCGACTGGTGATGGAAGCCCGGCGTCTGCTTTTTCATACCCACCATTCGTTGAAGGAAATCGCCTTTGAACTTGGTTTTTCGGATGCTTCCTACTTCAGTCGGTTCGTCAAACGCGAAACCGGCGTAACCCCAGCCGAGTATCGGGCCAGCATCCGCGAAATGTACCAGTAATACCGCAGAATGTGTTCCAGTCGGGCGCCTAGCGTGTGGTACCTTTGTCCTGTTAACTAATCAACTATGAAAACAGTACTGATAACAGGAGCAAACAAAAGCATTGGCTTTGAAACAGCCCGGCAATTACTACAGCAAGGCTATTATGTATATCTGGGCAGCCGGGATATGCAGAAAGGGCAGCAGGCGGTTAGCTTGCTTCAGGCAGAGGGCTTAACTCAGGTGGAATCTATAGTGATTGACGTCGACAATCCAGACTCCATAAAAGCAGCCCGCGAAGTACTTGGGCAGAAAACCAGCGTGCTGGATGTACTGATCAATAATGCGGGTATTAGCGGTAGCCTGCCGCAAACGGCACTGGAAACGGAGATCGGCGCATTCAGACAGGTGTTAGAAACCAACTTTTTTGGCGTCATCGAAGTAACACAGGCGTTTATAGACCTGCTGAGGCAGTCGACGGAACCAAGAATCGTGAACGTTACCTCGGGACTGGGGTCGCTCACCCTGCACAGTGATCCTGCCTGGAAATATTTTGCTGTTAAACCAACAGCGTATGTTGCCTCAAAAGCGGCTCTCAATGCCTATACCATTGTACTGGCTCATAACCTCCAGGATACACCGTTTAAAGTAAATGCTGTCGATCCGGGTTATACCGCCACCGATTTTAATCATCATTCCGGACCAGGCACCGTACCCGATGCCGCTGCCAGAGTGGTGAAAGCTGCCACATTAGGCCCCGATGGGCCAACAGGTCAATTCTTTAGTGATGACAACGCGCCGGAAACAGGGATTAGCCCCTGGTAAACCGCCAGAACTACATTCGTTTGCTGGTATCAAAAATGCCGACGCGTGTGAGCGCGTCGGCATTTTTGATACTGGTCAATGAGAATTCAGAACGCAGAAGACTACGGAATCTGGATTCAATAGTCCGTTTATTTTCTGATTACCTTTTTCTTGCCAGCAGTAGGTTTCATAACAAACCGGGCAATGACGAGGAGGGGTATCGACAGGGTGAGCCAGGAAAAAAAGTCCAGCAGACCGTCACCAACCAGTGCCGACAGGAGCCCCCACAGACTGACAACGGCCAGTATCAGCGGTATTGTCCAGATATGCCAGAAATCAGGCTTTGTGTTCATCTTGTTTCAGTAAAGTAAGGGTCAGAATTTCATCGTCTTCTGCCTGCCGATTGAGCTGATCACTAGTAGACGAAGTTGATTTGCTTTTGCTCATTCGGTTCAAATGGGCTTTTGTCGCTTTATTCCGGGCAAACCACAGGTATAAACCACTGACGAGGACAACAATCGTTATAATATCGAAAAAGGCCCAGATGATTTTCAGGGGAAGTCCGCCGTAATCGCCAAAGTGCAGAGGCTGCGAAATGAAAACAGCATTGACATACCAGGGCATGCTTCTCATATCGGTTAGTTTACCCGTTTTGGCATCAATCAGGGCTGGTTTAGCCAGACGCTCCGTTAAGGGCGTGTTGCCTTTCATAAACACGGCGTAGTGATGCTGACTGGAATACAGCGTGCCCGGATAGGCCACAAACGAGGGTTCCATGTCGGGTGCGGCCTGTTTGGCTACGGTTAAAGCCTGATCGAGTGGGCTAAGCTTTCCCACCAATGGAGCGGCTCCTTTGTAAGGGGCGACCATCTCGGCCAGTTGACCCTGCTGCCAAACACCCTGCACCACTTCGGCAAGGGTGTTCAGGACACCCGTAAAACCAACCACCGTGGCCCACACGACCGTTACCACACCCAGCAGGTTATGTAAATCGAGCCACTTCAGTCGGGTTGACTTTTCGGTGCGGATCATACCAAAATCAAACCGACGCATGATCGGGCTGTACAGCATGAGTCCTGAACCAATGGCAACGACAAACAAGAGCCCCATCAGACCCAGAAACAGCTTCCCGCCCAGCCCCATAAACATATCGATGTGCAGTTGCAGCATAACATACATAAAGCCTTCCTGCAACTTGGGCTCTTCCAGCACATGGGCTGTACGGTTATCAAGAATCACCAGTTTGTAGTTGTCTGCCGGTGCCGTCAATGAATCGGACAGCGTAAACGTGGTGGTATTTGGCTCGTGTTCGTCCCAGTAAACAAAGCGAATGACATTGGCCGGGAACTGCTGGCGAACGGTTTGCACGAGTCTCTCCAGCGGTACCGTTGGCGTACCGGCGGGCATCGTGGGGGCTAATGGGGGTTTGCCTTCCAGTGCCTCAATCTCTTCAGTAAAGATGAGCGGCAAGCCCGTCAGGCAGAGCATAAGCAGAAACGCCGTGCAGATCAGACTTGTCCACTTATGGATTTGAAACCAGGTTTTGACTTGTTTGGCGGTGCTCATACTAAGAAGCAATAAGGAGTAGACTAACGTATAAAGCCCCCGGTTGGTGATAACCGGGGGCTATTTTTCTAGAATTTGTAAGCAATGCTACCCACGAAACTCCGCAGTTTCTGCGCATTCATGGTTGTATAGCCAATCCAGTAGTGTTGATTGGTTAGATTATCTACTTTGGCTGCCAGCCGGAATTTCCGACGGTCGTAAAAAGCCGATGCATTTAGGACAGTATAAGCAGGCAGCGTGAATTCGCCTAAACTAATGCTGTTCTGAATCTTGTTGTCGCTGGCGTAATTACCTCCAATACCAAACCCGAGACCTTTAATCAGATAATCGGGCAGTCGGTAGCTGAGCCACAGGTTTGCCCGTACAGGCGAGGAAGCGGTGGTTGGTCGGCGACCATTAACGTCTGCATCCGCATTAGTCAATTTAGAGTCGTTGTAGGAAAATCCAGCCACAACATTGAAACCGGTTAAGGGGTTGGCAATAACATCCAGTTCAACCCCACGACTTAGTTGCGTTCCATCCTGGGTTTGGGCAAAACGAGCAGCTGCCAGCGGATTCGGGTCGGTGCGAAGCAGATTTTTTACCTGAATGTCATAATAACTAACCGTCGTGGTTAACCGCCCACCGAAGGCATTGAGCTTGACACCGGCTTCAAACTGGTTGGCCTGCTCAAGTTTGGCGAATCGCTGCGTCAGGCTGTCGGTAGCCGTAACATCGTATGCATTGTAAATGCCCTTGTTATTGAAACTGTTCTGGTAGTTTGCAAAGAGCGACACCTTGTCTTTGATAGGCTGATAGACCAGACCCACTTTGGGCGAAAAGGCGGTTTGGTTGTAGCCAGCGACCTCAGCGCCAACAAGACCCCCTTTGTTATGAAAATCATCGACCCGTAAAGCGGCCAGTAGGCTTAACTGGTCGGTCAGGTTCAGGACATCGGAAACAAAAGCGCTGTAGGTATCCCGAATTCCGGTAAGGGGATACGTAAAATCAGGGGCTTTGCTAGCATATAAAGCCGTAAGAGCTGCCCCATTGAATTGGCTGTAGTCGTAGTCCGTTGTAAGAGGAACGGTGTCAAACGTACTGCCAAAAAATAGTTGTTTTGCGTTAACATGCAGGTAGTCAAGACCCACAACAAGGCGGTTGCGCAGGTTGCCTAGTCGAAAGTCGCCGTTGATCAACTGCTGAACTTCAACCACATCGTTGGTACTGTTACGAGTCGATTGGTCTGCGCGTACGAGCAGATTTGACCCCAGCGTCTTCCCATCCGGAATAATATAGAAGTAGGGGCCAATACCGTTTGAATAGCTACGACTCGAACTGATGTTGGTTGAGGAGGTGAACTTATCTGACAGGCGATAATTCACCTGACCAAACAGATTTGTGCTACGTGACTTCTGCGACAGGCCACTGCCCATATATGAGTTGCGGTAATCCACGTTCAACTGATCGGCACGAGTGGCCCCAAGTGTATAGCCCGGCACGTAGAAAAAGAAGTTCTGCTCTACTACGTTCTCTGTCCGGTAAATCTCGGCGTCGAGTAAAATTGATAAGCGTTCGGTAGGCTTAATTAACAGGCTGGGAGCCAGCGCAAAACTCTTGTTGAAGCCTTCGGTTTGAAACGTACCATCGTGATTGTAGGCTGAGTTGAGCCGTAAGAGTATGTTGCGACTTTTGTTCAGGGGCGCATTGACATCGACACTCACCCGCTGAAAATTGTAGTTTCCGCCCGACACAGCTACTTCTCCACCGAATGTTTCGTAGGGTTTCTTCGTCACCCGGTTAACCAACCCGCCATAGGAGGTGAGGGCACTGCCAAACAGGGTTGCCGAAGGCCCTTTGATCACCTCCAGTTTCTCCAGATTTACGGCATCAAT contains:
- a CDS encoding AraC family transcriptional regulator — its product is MLVHNDNQQIPVYHLEPDEIAGNRNFRVYTFDGTFPNQSELLVPHRKDHYLIVFIRRAGSRQWIDMTPYVLKDNTVYFTGPNHIIVKEEFTQLWSTGIAFTNEFLSLQENASLSKLPLIQNPHNGHELLLTEADVNFVEDILDKITIEYQHSSEWQQRMLTAYLTVLLTYLSRLYTEQFTENDTSIDKLLLKDFQAKIDECFRELHEVGDYASLLHISAGHLSEVVKTQSGKPAIKHIHDRLVMEARRLLFHTHHSLKEIAFELGFSDASYFSRFVKRETGVTPAEYRASIREMYQ
- a CDS encoding SDR family oxidoreductase — protein: MKTVLITGANKSIGFETARQLLQQGYYVYLGSRDMQKGQQAVSLLQAEGLTQVESIVIDVDNPDSIKAAREVLGQKTSVLDVLINNAGISGSLPQTALETEIGAFRQVLETNFFGVIEVTQAFIDLLRQSTEPRIVNVTSGLGSLTLHSDPAWKYFAVKPTAYVASKAALNAYTIVLAHNLQDTPFKVNAVDPGYTATDFNHHSGPGTVPDAAARVVKAATLGPDGPTGQFFSDDNAPETGISPW
- a CDS encoding PepSY-associated TM helix domain-containing protein; translation: MSTAKQVKTWFQIHKWTSLICTAFLLMLCLTGLPLIFTEEIEALEGKPPLAPTMPAGTPTVPLERLVQTVRQQFPANVIRFVYWDEHEPNTTTFTLSDSLTAPADNYKLVILDNRTAHVLEEPKLQEGFMYVMLQLHIDMFMGLGGKLFLGLMGLLFVVAIGSGLMLYSPIMRRFDFGMIRTEKSTRLKWLDLHNLLGVVTVVWATVVGFTGVLNTLAEVVQGVWQQGQLAEMVAPYKGAAPLVGKLSPLDQALTVAKQAAPDMEPSFVAYPGTLYSSQHHYAVFMKGNTPLTERLAKPALIDAKTGKLTDMRSMPWYVNAVFISQPLHFGDYGGLPLKIIWAFFDIITIVVLVSGLYLWFARNKATKAHLNRMSKSKSTSSTSDQLNRQAEDDEILTLTLLKQDEHKA
- a CDS encoding TonB-dependent receptor translates to MNTTKTLLSLLFLLGTLPALAQQTASIRGHVQTSDGNPAEAVTVSLKGKGQGAITNATGDFMISHIKLGTYLVQVSAIGLKTTEQTVTVTDAQSITVDFTLQENAAQLNEVTVNGSRTNRFSRSSSEYVSKMPLKNLENPQVYNTIGKELLTEQVIFTVDDAMRNAPGIQKMWNATGRSGDGGAYYNTRGFYVQSQLRNGLAGNVTSTIDAVNLEKLEVIKGPSATLFGSALTSYGGLVNRVTKKPYETFGGEVAVSGGNYNFQRVSVDVNAPLNKSRNILLRLNSAYNHDGTFQTEGFNKSFALAPSLLIKPTERLSILLDAEIYRTENVVEQNFFFYVPGYTLGATRADQLNVDYRNSYMGSGLSQKSRSTNLFGQVNYRLSDKFTSSTNISSSRSYSNGIGPYFYIIPDGKTLGSNLLVRADQSTRNSTNDVVEVQQLINGDFRLGNLRNRLVVGLDYLHVNAKQLFFGSTFDTVPLTTDYDYSQFNGAALTALYASKAPDFTYPLTGIRDTYSAFVSDVLNLTDQLSLLAALRVDDFHNKGGLVGAEVAGYNQTAFSPKVGLVYQPIKDKVSLFANYQNSFNNKGIYNAYDVTATDSLTQRFAKLEQANQFEAGVKLNAFGGRLTTTVSYYDIQVKNLLRTDPNPLAAARFAQTQDGTQLSRGVELDVIANPLTGFNVVAGFSYNDSKLTNADADVNGRRPTTASSPVRANLWLSYRLPDYLIKGLGFGIGGNYASDNKIQNSISLGEFTLPAYTVLNASAFYDRRKFRLAAKVDNLTNQHYWIGYTTMNAQKLRSFVGSIAYKF